In Bacillus sp. KH172YL63, one genomic interval encodes:
- a CDS encoding response regulator has product MATNIVIIDDHQLFREGVKRILEFEPSFNVVAEGDDGSEAMNLVETHEPDVVLMDINMPEINGVEATRELMDKYPNTKVIILSIHDDENYVNHALKTGALGYLLKEMDSDALIDAVKIVAEGGSYVHPKVTHNLVAEYKRLANAQNSGGFQQSEVRRPLHLLTRRECEVLQMLADGKSNRGIGEGLYISEKTVKNHVSNILQKMNVNDRTQAVVTAIKNGWVEVR; this is encoded by the coding sequence ATGGCAACAAATATTGTTATCATTGACGATCATCAACTTTTCAGGGAAGGGGTTAAACGAATCCTTGAATTCGAACCTTCTTTCAACGTAGTGGCAGAAGGTGATGATGGTTCAGAAGCGATGAACCTGGTAGAGACACATGAACCAGATGTTGTCCTCATGGATATCAACATGCCTGAGATCAACGGTGTGGAAGCGACGCGTGAATTGATGGATAAGTATCCAAACACGAAAGTAATCATCTTATCGATTCACGATGACGAGAACTATGTGAACCATGCGCTGAAGACAGGTGCACTTGGTTATCTGCTGAAGGAGATGGATTCAGACGCCCTGATCGACGCAGTGAAAATCGTCGCAGAAGGCGGATCATATGTTCATCCTAAGGTGACCCACAACCTTGTAGCGGAATACAAGCGCCTGGCAAACGCCCAGAACTCAGGAGGATTCCAGCAATCCGAAGTTCGCCGCCCGCTTCACCTATTGACCCGCCGTGAGTGTGAAGTACTGCAGATGCTTGCTGACGGTAAGAGTAACCGGGGGATTGGTGAAGGCTTATACATCAGTGAAAAGACGGTTAAAAACCATGTGAGCAATATCCTCCAAAAAATGAACGTGAACGACCGTACCCAGGCAGTTGTGACTGCGATCAAAAACGGCTGGGTGGAAGTACGCTAA
- the treR gene encoding trehalose operon repressor: protein MTKSNKYKQIFEDLSEKIQDGTYQANTILPSENELTVMYSTSRETIRKALTLLAQKGLIQKLRGKGSLVLDASRMSFPVSGLVSFKELQTSMGRESIETYVHDFGLIRAAEVANQLETSRDSEVWKVVRSRKIGGERIILDKSYFLKEQVPLLTKDICENSIYEYLEGELNLPIDFAKKEIVVEQCTEEDRKHLDLHGYDHVVVVKNYVHLKDATLFEYTESRHRLDMFRFVDFARRKN, encoded by the coding sequence ATGACGAAAAGTAATAAATACAAACAAATCTTTGAAGACCTTTCAGAAAAAATCCAGGACGGCACCTATCAGGCGAATACGATCCTTCCATCGGAGAACGAGCTGACGGTCATGTATTCCACTTCACGTGAGACGATTCGTAAAGCGCTTACACTCCTGGCACAAAAAGGACTGATACAGAAACTGCGGGGAAAAGGCTCCCTTGTGCTCGATGCGTCCCGTATGAGCTTTCCTGTTTCCGGCCTCGTCAGCTTCAAGGAGCTGCAGACATCCATGGGACGGGAATCAATCGAAACCTATGTCCACGACTTCGGATTGATCCGGGCCGCAGAGGTCGCCAACCAGCTCGAGACGTCCCGTGACAGTGAAGTATGGAAAGTCGTGCGATCCCGCAAAATCGGCGGCGAGAGGATCATCTTAGATAAGTCTTATTTCTTAAAAGAGCAGGTCCCGCTTCTGACAAAAGACATATGCGAGAACTCGATTTATGAGTACCTTGAAGGTGAGCTGAACCTTCCCATCGACTTCGCCAAAAAGGAAATCGTCGTGGAACAATGCACAGAAGAAGACCGGAAGCATCTCGACCTCCACGGTTACGACCATGTTGTCGTCGTGAAGAATTATGTCCACCTCAAGGATGCAACACTATTTGAATATACCGAATCCCGCCACCGCCTCGACATGTTCCGGTTCGTCGACTTTGCCCGGAGAAAGAATTAG
- a CDS encoding sensor histidine kinase: MLDIILKKMVDTVDESKDEIFQIGEQCRNDYDDLVRELLEVKEMVLKVIDEGDTLHQKSKLARVRLSEVSKHFQTYSEDQVREAYEKAHDLQMKLSMNRQQEKQLRGRRDELERRLQTLGDTIERAENLCSQISVVLNYLNSDLRQVNEALEDAKQRQDFGLKIIEAQEDERKRLSREIHDGPAQMMANVLIRSDLIERVYREKSTEDAIKEIRDLKRMVRSALYEVRRIIYDLRPMALDDLGLIPTLKKYLSTIEEYNPETSIQFMNMGLDIRLPSKFEVALFRLVQESVQNALKHAEATHIQVKVEVKKDQISVVIKDNGKGFDQHKEKKGSFGIMGMKERVDLLEGDIKIDSKVGNGTVILIQVPLNT, from the coding sequence ATGTTGGATATCATCCTGAAAAAGATGGTCGATACAGTTGACGAAAGTAAGGATGAAATCTTCCAGATTGGCGAACAATGTCGAAATGATTATGATGATTTAGTGAGAGAACTGCTCGAAGTGAAAGAGATGGTCCTGAAGGTGATTGATGAAGGGGATACCCTCCATCAGAAGTCAAAGCTTGCCCGGGTCAGGTTATCCGAGGTCAGCAAGCATTTCCAGACCTATTCAGAGGATCAGGTAAGAGAAGCATACGAAAAGGCCCATGACCTGCAGATGAAGCTGTCGATGAACCGGCAGCAGGAAAAGCAGCTTAGAGGACGCAGGGACGAGCTTGAAAGGCGCCTGCAAACCCTTGGGGATACGATTGAACGGGCAGAAAACCTTTGTTCACAAATATCGGTTGTCCTCAATTATTTAAATAGTGACTTAAGGCAAGTGAATGAGGCGTTGGAGGATGCGAAGCAGCGTCAGGATTTCGGTCTCAAGATCATTGAGGCACAGGAGGATGAGCGAAAGCGTTTGTCCCGTGAGATTCATGACGGTCCTGCCCAGATGATGGCAAATGTCCTGATCCGTTCTGATTTGATCGAGCGGGTATACCGGGAGAAGAGTACAGAGGATGCCATTAAGGAAATCCGCGATCTGAAGCGGATGGTCCGCTCAGCCCTTTATGAGGTCCGCCGCATCATCTACGATTTAAGGCCGATGGCGCTCGATGATCTCGGGTTGATCCCGACCCTCAAAAAGTACTTGAGTACAATCGAAGAGTATAATCCGGAGACCTCGATTCAATTCATGAATATGGGGCTCGATATCAGACTTCCTTCCAAATTCGAAGTCGCTCTGTTCCGATTGGTACAAGAAAGTGTCCAGAATGCACTTAAGCACGCTGAAGCGACCCATATACAAGTAAAAGTAGAAGTAAAGAAAGACCAAATATCAGTTGTCATCAAAGACAACGGCAAAGGATTCGATCAACATAAAGAGAAAAAAGGATCCTTTGGCATCATGGGGATGAAAGAACGTGTCGACCTTCTTGAAGGAGACATCAAGATTGACTCAAAAGTTGGGAATGGAACAGTGATATTGATCCAGGTACCGCTTAATACGTAA